From Paenibacillus graminis, a single genomic window includes:
- a CDS encoding class I SAM-dependent methyltransferase — protein MKQNKYDEAGFFAKYSAMPRSTGGLEAAGEWSTFRSLLPDLHGKRVLDLGCGFGWHCRYARGQHAESVVGIDLSEKMLERARVMTDDPGIEYRRGAIEDIRFAAGEFDVVISSLAIHYVERFDLLCREVQHCLRPGGSFVLSVEHPIYTALAAQDWHYGPDGAKLHWPLDHYHDEGPREARFLEDDVIKYHRNIATYLNTLINSGFTVTKLSELQPTPEMLEQYAAWHEELRRPMFLLLSAVRN, from the coding sequence ATGAAGCAGAACAAATACGACGAGGCCGGTTTTTTTGCCAAATATAGCGCAATGCCCCGCTCCACCGGGGGACTGGAGGCTGCCGGAGAATGGAGCACCTTCCGCTCCCTGCTTCCTGATTTACACGGTAAAAGAGTACTGGATCTCGGCTGCGGTTTCGGCTGGCATTGCCGGTATGCCCGCGGGCAGCATGCGGAATCTGTGGTGGGCATCGACCTGTCCGAAAAAATGCTAGAGCGGGCCAGGGTGATGACAGATGACCCCGGGATCGAATACCGCCGGGGCGCGATTGAGGACATCCGGTTCGCTGCGGGCGAATTTGATGTGGTGATCAGCTCACTCGCCATCCACTATGTCGAGCGGTTCGATCTACTCTGCCGCGAGGTTCAGCATTGCCTTCGGCCGGGCGGCAGCTTTGTGCTCTCCGTGGAGCATCCCATCTATACTGCGCTCGCCGCGCAGGACTGGCACTACGGTCCGGATGGCGCGAAGCTCCATTGGCCGCTGGACCATTATCATGATGAAGGCCCGCGCGAAGCCAGATTCCTTGAGGATGATGTGATTAAATATCACCGCAATATAGCGACTTATCTCAATACGCTGATCAACTCCGGCTTCACAGTCACGAAGCTCTCCGAGCTTCAGCCGACCCCGGAGATGCTGGAGCAGTACGCCGCCTGGCATGAGGAGCTGCGCCGCCCCATGTTCCTGCTGCTCTCGGCAGTGCGAAATTAG
- a CDS encoding STM4011 family radical SAM protein, which produces MKAVLYYRGALTSCNYDCPYCPFGKTRDSAERLAKDRAELETFVRWVSDQGAGGHRLSIFFNPYGEALIHRWYREAMITLSNLDHVDKVAIQTNLSAGLDFTARLNPHKAAFWATYHPGQVAEQRFLAQCMAVYEQGIPFSVGSVGIRSSFEAIASLRAALPEEVYLWVNAYKDKPNYYTGEDIAFLSGIDPHFVLNTRDYESLGKACNAGSNVFYVQGPGQVKRCYKDRGVIGNLYRDGLEGLSVERSCRMMVCDCYIGYIHMPELKLQQVYGAGLLERIPYGVREGRE; this is translated from the coding sequence ATGAAGGCTGTTCTTTACTACCGGGGTGCCCTTACCTCCTGCAACTATGATTGCCCTTATTGTCCCTTTGGCAAGACTAGAGACAGTGCGGAGCGCCTCGCCAAGGACCGGGCGGAGCTGGAGACGTTTGTCCGCTGGGTTTCCGACCAGGGAGCCGGAGGGCACCGCCTGTCTATTTTCTTCAATCCCTACGGCGAGGCACTGATTCACCGCTGGTACAGAGAAGCTATGATTACACTGTCCAATCTGGACCATGTAGACAAGGTGGCCATCCAGACCAATCTGTCGGCGGGGCTTGATTTCACTGCCAGGCTGAACCCGCACAAGGCCGCCTTCTGGGCAACCTATCATCCGGGCCAGGTAGCGGAGCAGCGGTTTCTTGCTCAATGTATGGCTGTATATGAACAGGGGATTCCTTTCAGTGTGGGCAGCGTCGGGATTAGAAGCAGCTTTGAGGCGATTGCTTCCCTTCGTGCGGCTCTGCCGGAAGAGGTCTATTTGTGGGTGAATGCCTACAAGGATAAGCCCAATTACTATACCGGGGAGGATATAGCCTTCTTAAGCGGAATAGATCCTCATTTCGTGCTCAATACCCGGGACTACGAAAGTTTAGGCAAAGCCTGCAATGCTGGCAGCAATGTTTTCTATGTGCAAGGTCCCGGCCAGGTCAAACGCTGTTATAAGGACAGGGGAGTTATCGGCAATCTATACCGGGACGGGCTGGAAGGCTTATCGGTGGAACGTAGCTGCCGGATGATGGTCTGTGACTGCTATATCGGCTATATCCATATGCCTGAACTGAAGCTGCAGCAAGTGTATGGAGCCGGGCTGCTGGAACGGATCCCCTACGGGGTACGGGAGGGAAGAGAATGA
- a CDS encoding MerR family transcriptional regulator — protein MDRMRIGELTERAGVTQRTVRYYESIGLLPSGEREGNGHHYYTEETVARLRKIDQLKTLGLSLEEIRDVIGLYFTDPSGIQPKRKVLGLLHQHLADTDKKLEALGQFRADLQSHIERFERWLETNDRA, from the coding sequence ATGGACCGCATGCGTATCGGCGAGTTGACAGAGCGGGCAGGGGTTACTCAGCGCACGGTCCGCTACTATGAGAGCATCGGATTGCTTCCTTCAGGGGAGCGCGAGGGCAACGGTCATCACTACTACACGGAAGAGACGGTCGCCCGTCTGCGGAAGATCGATCAGTTGAAGACGCTGGGCCTAAGCCTTGAGGAGATCCGGGACGTAATCGGGCTCTACTTCACGGACCCTAGCGGGATACAGCCGAAACGAAAGGTTCTCGGCCTGCTGCACCAGCATCTGGCCGACACAGATAAGAAGCTCGAAGCACTGGGGCAGTTCCGTGCCGATCTGCAATCCCATATCGAACGCTTCGAGCGGTGGCTCGAGACCAATGATCGAGCCTAA
- a CDS encoding STM4012 family radical SAM protein, with protein MTSTQPPLHLRDDGRTPFPSEDVTQWRERITAEAYRNYLYSYPHKTAYRDLNPPVPLEPLWREEPAESFFLYMHIPFCGARCGFCNLFTLPDKRAEVHTVYVNALERQARQWAAFTGSKPFARFAIGGGTPSLLAPAQLRRLFGIAEDIMGLDAATASISVETSPETLTEEKLNILKEHTVDRVSMGIQSFVAAESAAIYRPQNPDVVYRALELLKQYDFPILNLDLIYGLPGQTVESWLFSLQQAVNQGPEEIFIYPLYTRHHTIVKPEDIQRQPDIRHECYQAAQLLLTGHGYTQYSMRRFAKETAGTHKPILDYSCQEEGMVGLGCGARSYTRNVHYASRYGVSRKATESIIADYVSAERYDTADYGIMLSLEEQKRRFILKAVLHSEGLKLADYSGRFASSLWRDYPELGLLLQSGLGREEDGILRLTPEGLGYSDSIGDWFISGEIRKQMERFVLP; from the coding sequence ATGACGTCAACACAGCCTCCCCTGCATCTCCGCGATGACGGAAGAACACCATTCCCTTCGGAGGACGTTACGCAGTGGAGAGAACGCATTACCGCTGAGGCTTACCGAAATTATCTATATTCCTATCCGCACAAAACCGCTTACCGCGACCTAAATCCGCCGGTTCCGCTGGAGCCGCTCTGGCGGGAGGAGCCTGCGGAGAGCTTTTTTCTCTATATGCATATTCCCTTCTGCGGCGCGCGCTGCGGCTTCTGCAACCTGTTCACCCTGCCTGACAAGCGGGCCGAGGTGCATACCGTGTATGTAAATGCCCTGGAGCGCCAGGCCAGGCAGTGGGCGGCATTCACCGGCAGCAAGCCGTTCGCAAGGTTCGCTATAGGGGGCGGCACCCCCAGCCTGCTTGCCCCTGCACAGCTCCGCCGGCTGTTCGGGATTGCTGAGGATATTATGGGCCTGGACGCTGCCACAGCCTCTATCTCGGTAGAAACGTCTCCGGAGACGCTAACGGAAGAGAAGCTGAATATCCTGAAGGAACATACCGTCGACCGGGTCAGCATGGGCATTCAGAGCTTTGTCGCTGCGGAGTCGGCCGCCATATACCGCCCGCAGAATCCGGATGTGGTATACCGGGCGCTGGAGCTGCTGAAACAGTATGATTTTCCAATTCTGAATCTGGATCTGATCTACGGCCTCCCGGGCCAGACTGTGGAATCCTGGCTGTTTTCCCTGCAGCAGGCGGTCAACCAAGGGCCGGAGGAAATTTTCATTTATCCGTTATATACGCGCCACCACACAATCGTGAAGCCAGAGGATATTCAGCGCCAGCCGGACATCCGCCATGAATGTTATCAGGCAGCGCAGCTGCTTTTGACGGGGCATGGCTACACCCAATATTCCATGCGCCGTTTTGCCAAGGAAACCGCCGGAACGCACAAACCCATTCTGGATTACAGCTGCCAGGAGGAAGGAATGGTGGGCTTGGGCTGCGGAGCCAGATCCTATACCCGGAATGTACATTATGCGTCCCGTTACGGGGTCAGCCGCAAGGCTACGGAGAGTATTATCGCCGATTATGTTTCGGCTGAACGCTATGACACTGCAGACTACGGCATTATGCTGAGCCTTGAAGAGCAGAAGCGGCGGTTTATTCTGAAGGCGGTTCTGCACAGCGAAGGACTGAAGCTGGCGGACTACAGCGGGCGGTTTGCCTCTTCTCTGTGGAGGGATTACCCGGAGCTGGGGCTGCTGCTGCAAAGCGGCCTGGGCAGGGAAGAGGACGGCATACTGCGCCTGACCCCGGAAGGCCTCGGCTACTCCGATTCAATCGGCGACTGGTTTATTTCAGGCGAGATCCGGAAGCAGATGGAAAGGTTTGTTTTGCCATGA
- a CDS encoding NAD(P)-dependent oxidoreductase has protein sequence MSENIGFIGLGLLGLPIAANLLQARYALTVYNRTADKAKPLVAQGALQAARPADTVTAGGIVVTLVWDDEALESIVGSEDFLERLGPGGIHVSMSTVSPDTGRKLADLHARHGSVYVEAPVFGRPEAAAAKQLWIPVAGPQEAKERVRPVLEAMGAKGIFDFGEEAGTAVLVKLIGNFLIVSAGRSLEEALGMAERGGADPKAVAEMLTSTLFPAPIYQSYGKMIAEKTANLSESKIPQKDVGLFLAAAQNAHFPAPLAGQLLDMLEGGDRSRQ, from the coding sequence ATGAGCGAAAACATTGGATTTATCGGACTCGGTCTGCTCGGGCTGCCCATCGCAGCTAATCTGCTGCAAGCGCGGTATGCGCTGACCGTATACAACCGCACCGCGGACAAAGCGAAGCCGCTCGTGGCCCAGGGCGCGTTGCAGGCAGCCCGTCCCGCCGACACCGTGACGGCCGGAGGCATTGTCGTTACCCTGGTGTGGGACGATGAAGCACTGGAAAGCATCGTCGGAAGCGAGGATTTCCTGGAGCGGCTCGGACCAGGCGGCATTCACGTATCGATGAGCACGGTGTCGCCGGATACGGGCAGGAAGCTGGCGGACTTGCACGCGCGGCATGGCTCCGTCTATGTCGAGGCGCCCGTCTTCGGGCGGCCCGAGGCGGCCGCTGCCAAGCAGCTGTGGATTCCCGTAGCGGGTCCGCAGGAAGCGAAGGAGCGGGTGCGGCCAGTGCTGGAGGCGATGGGAGCCAAAGGGATCTTTGACTTCGGTGAAGAAGCAGGGACGGCCGTGCTCGTCAAGCTGATCGGTAACTTCCTCATCGTCTCCGCCGGACGCTCGCTGGAGGAAGCACTAGGCATGGCCGAGCGCGGCGGAGCCGATCCCAAAGCGGTGGCCGAGATGCTTACGAGCACGCTGTTTCCCGCCCCCATCTATCAATCCTACGGTAAAATGATCGCCGAGAAGACAGCAAATCTCTCCGAAAGCAAAATTCCGCAGAAGGATGTCGGCCTCTTTCTGGCGGCGGCGCAAAACGCGCATTTCCCCGCTCCGCTCGCCGGTCAGCTGCTTGATATGCTGGAGGGCGGAGATCGGAGCAGACAATAA
- the cysC gene encoding adenylyl-sulfate kinase, translating to MSVQRGITLWLTGLSGAGKSTVAALITDRLRAAGQAVEWLDGDELRRSIGHGLGFSREDRFENIRRAVYVAELLNRHGVITVISLISPYAEMRSYARQQLHEFVEVYVNCPLEICEARDVKGLYAKARCGGLPSFTGISDPYEVPASPELTLYTAKHPPEDCADELLAWLENRYSALLSRTGN from the coding sequence ATGAGTGTCCAACGGGGAATTACCCTATGGCTTACCGGGCTGTCCGGGGCCGGCAAATCTACGGTTGCGGCGCTGATTACAGACAGGCTGCGGGCAGCCGGGCAGGCCGTGGAATGGCTGGATGGGGATGAGCTGCGGCGCAGCATCGGACACGGGCTCGGATTCAGCCGGGAGGACCGCTTCGAGAACATCCGCCGGGCTGTCTATGTTGCGGAACTGCTGAACCGGCATGGTGTGATAACGGTGATTTCGCTGATCAGTCCTTATGCAGAAATGCGCAGCTATGCCCGGCAGCAGCTGCATGAGTTCGTAGAAGTGTATGTGAATTGTCCGCTGGAGATTTGCGAAGCACGGGATGTCAAAGGCCTGTATGCCAAAGCCCGATGTGGCGGGCTTCCCTCTTTTACCGGCATTTCCGATCCTTATGAAGTCCCTGCAAGCCCTGAACTTACGCTGTACACGGCAAAACATCCGCCGGAAGATTGTGCTGATGAACTGCTGGCTTGGCTGGAGAACCGGTACAGCGCTTTATTGAGTCGGACAGGCAACTAA
- a CDS encoding STM4015 family protein, whose protein sequence is MSEVKLTVGYDEFEDGQRIGAAIESLSASPEAASLNSLVIGDWGQAYENSSEDVVEALVKHSASFPALRKLFIGEMGYEECEISWITQSDLSPLLPAFPELQSLTIQGGNDLSLSKLQHDKLEELIIITGGLGKGVLAQIAAAELPNLRKLELYLGVDNYGFDGSLEDIIPLMEPGKFPKLTYLGLKNSEIQDEIAIAVADAPILDQLDTLDLSLGTLSDKGAEVLLASERIKGLKALNLSHHYMSEEMLARWQRSGLPADVSDRQTSDDDEDWRYPSITE, encoded by the coding sequence ATGTCAGAAGTTAAACTTACGGTTGGGTACGATGAATTTGAAGATGGCCAGCGGATAGGAGCAGCGATTGAAAGCTTAAGCGCAAGTCCCGAAGCCGCATCGCTGAACAGTCTTGTTATCGGAGACTGGGGGCAGGCTTATGAGAACAGCTCGGAGGACGTTGTAGAAGCGCTCGTAAAACACAGCGCAAGCTTCCCGGCCCTCCGCAAGCTGTTCATCGGCGAGATGGGGTATGAGGAGTGTGAGATTTCGTGGATTACGCAAAGTGATCTTTCTCCGCTGCTGCCGGCTTTCCCGGAGCTTCAATCGCTGACGATTCAGGGCGGGAACGATCTGAGCCTGAGTAAGCTGCAGCATGACAAGCTGGAAGAGCTAATTATTATTACCGGCGGTCTGGGCAAGGGCGTTCTGGCCCAAATCGCGGCTGCTGAGCTCCCGAATCTGCGCAAGCTGGAGCTATACCTGGGTGTCGATAATTATGGTTTTGACGGCAGCCTTGAAGATATTATTCCGCTTATGGAGCCGGGTAAATTTCCAAAGCTTACATACCTTGGCCTGAAAAACAGCGAAATCCAGGATGAAATCGCCATAGCGGTTGCAGATGCCCCAATCCTGGACCAGCTGGATACACTTGACCTGTCTCTGGGAACGCTTAGTGACAAAGGTGCGGAGGTGCTTTTGGCCAGCGAACGGATCAAAGGCTTGAAGGCGCTGAACCTGAGCCATCATTATATGTCTGAAGAGATGCTTGCCCGCTGGCAGCGCAGCGGCTTGCCAGCGGATGTCAGCGACCGCCAGACCAGCGATGATGACGAAGACTGGCGGTATCCTTCCATCACAGAGTGA
- a CDS encoding TIGR00266 family protein codes for MSAHEIDYVIMGEEIQCVEVQLDPGESVIAEAGSFMMMDPEITMETIFGDGTGSRGGGLMGKLMGAGKRLLTGESLFMTIFTHSGAYGRKSVTFAAPYPGKIIPLDLQQHGGKIICQKDSFLCAAKGVSIGIEFQRKLGAGFFGGEGFIMQKLEGDGLSFVHSGGYVMERTLQAGETIKLDTGCLVAMTSSVDYNIEFVKGVKTALFGGEGLFFATLRGPGKVWVQSLPFSRMADRILSAAGNSGRKEEGSILGGLGNLLDGR; via the coding sequence TTGAGCGCACATGAGATTGATTATGTGATTATGGGAGAGGAAATTCAGTGTGTTGAGGTCCAGCTTGATCCAGGCGAGAGCGTGATTGCCGAGGCGGGCAGCTTCATGATGATGGACCCGGAGATTACCATGGAGACAATCTTCGGCGACGGCACCGGCTCACGCGGAGGCGGGCTGATGGGCAAGCTGATGGGCGCGGGCAAACGCCTGCTGACCGGTGAAAGCTTGTTCATGACAATCTTCACGCACAGCGGAGCCTACGGCCGTAAAAGTGTAACCTTTGCCGCCCCGTATCCGGGCAAAATCATTCCCCTGGATCTTCAGCAGCACGGCGGCAAAATCATCTGCCAGAAGGATTCTTTTCTCTGTGCAGCCAAGGGCGTCTCGATCGGGATTGAATTCCAGCGCAAGCTGGGCGCGGGCTTCTTCGGCGGTGAAGGCTTCATTATGCAAAAGCTTGAAGGGGACGGACTTTCCTTCGTCCACTCGGGCGGCTATGTCATGGAGCGTACCTTGCAGGCAGGCGAGACGATTAAGCTCGATACCGGCTGTCTCGTGGCGATGACCTCTTCGGTCGATTACAACATTGAGTTTGTAAAAGGCGTAAAAACCGCGCTGTTCGGCGGCGAGGGCCTGTTCTTCGCCACCTTGCGCGGGCCGGGCAAGGTATGGGTGCAGTCACTGCCGTTCAGCCGGATGGCAGACCGTATTCTGTCGGCTGCGGGCAACTCCGGCCGCAAGGAAGAAGGCAGCATCCTCGGCGGCCTCGGCAATCTGCTGGACGGCAGATAA
- a CDS encoding YitT family protein, with the protein MRKQDSGMGMPLRLTVILSGTLLLAFTYYHINYQNHLTEGGFVGLSLLGKYVLGISPSLSILILDIPVLLIAMIFKGRAFVLNTFISVGAFTVFYSLMERYSGWVINLQDNLPLAALLSGVLTGLGAGMVLRGGGASGGDDILSLLISEWKGIKVGTVFILMDVIVLALSLFYMPLKETLYTVIAVVVAGYVITFTTSLGRPKLSKAPTIQPTLSKPHDGTVM; encoded by the coding sequence ATGAGGAAACAAGACAGTGGCATGGGAATGCCGCTACGACTCACAGTCATATTGTCCGGAACATTGCTGCTTGCATTTACTTATTATCACATTAATTATCAGAATCATTTGACCGAGGGCGGATTTGTAGGCTTGTCGCTGCTCGGCAAATATGTGCTGGGCATTTCGCCTTCTTTATCTATTCTAATCTTAGACATACCAGTACTCTTAATTGCGATGATCTTCAAAGGAAGAGCGTTCGTACTGAACACCTTCATCTCCGTAGGAGCCTTCACGGTATTCTACAGTCTGATGGAGCGTTATTCCGGATGGGTGATCAATCTGCAGGATAACCTGCCGCTCGCGGCGTTGTTGTCCGGTGTACTGACAGGTCTAGGAGCGGGAATGGTCCTGCGCGGCGGCGGGGCAAGCGGCGGTGACGACATTTTGTCGCTGCTGATCAGTGAATGGAAGGGGATTAAGGTAGGAACCGTATTTATCCTGATGGATGTAATCGTTCTGGCATTATCGCTTTTCTACATGCCTCTCAAGGAAACGCTGTACACAGTAATCGCAGTAGTCGTAGCCGGCTACGTTATTACGTTTACAACCTCACTTGGCAGACCTAAGCTGAGCAAAGCACCCACCATTCAGCCCACACTTAGCAAGCCGCACGATGGTACCGTAATGTGA
- a CDS encoding Crp/Fnr family transcriptional regulator, with protein sequence MILHKGEVLFRQGDACQNLFQVKSGLFKVTRLHENGNMVLFNLLYPGETVPHHSLISPKEAHGTAVAMMKSEVELVPAAEWYRELREDPDKVMEIALLLQEKVRFMQTRLDHLTVGTPGERLDLLKRWLLEYSHGAELTDLLTQEEIGQLIGVRRETVNRLLRNPG encoded by the coding sequence ATGATTTTGCACAAAGGAGAGGTCCTGTTCCGCCAGGGGGATGCCTGCCAGAATCTGTTTCAGGTGAAGAGCGGACTCTTCAAGGTAACCCGGCTGCATGAGAATGGGAACATGGTGCTGTTCAATCTCTTGTACCCCGGGGAGACCGTCCCCCATCATTCACTCATTTCACCGAAGGAGGCGCATGGAACGGCTGTAGCGATGATGAAAAGTGAAGTGGAGCTTGTCCCGGCAGCGGAATGGTACCGTGAGCTGCGCGAAGATCCGGATAAAGTGATGGAGATCGCCTTGCTGCTTCAAGAGAAGGTGCGTTTCATGCAGACCCGCCTGGACCATCTTACAGTGGGCACTCCCGGAGAGCGGCTGGATCTGCTGAAACGCTGGCTTCTTGAATATTCCCATGGCGCAGAGCTGACGGATTTATTGACACAGGAGGAGATCGGACAGCTGATTGGCGTGCGGCGGGAGACGGTCAACCGTCTGCTGCGCAATCCGGGTTGA
- a CDS encoding STM4013/SEN3800 family hydrolase codes for MTDMNAVIGSHDLLMITLDTLRYDAAVLEEANCPNLCGTGSWEKRHTPGSFTYAAHHAFFGGFLPTPATTDKSRHVRLFHSRNTGMKTHPHTWLFDTPDVVSGLAAEGYRTLCIGGVIFFSKKVPLARVLPGYFQHSYWRMTFGVTNPRSTEHQVNHALKLLKDTPLDQRLFLFLNVSAIHGPNHYFVPGARKDSIDTQRAALRYVDGELGRLFDAFRERGNPVFCLAFSDHGEAFGEEGYHGHRLAHETVWNVPYREFFL; via the coding sequence ATGACAGACATGAATGCTGTTATCGGCAGCCACGATCTGCTGATGATCACACTCGACACCCTGCGCTATGACGCAGCGGTTCTGGAGGAAGCGAACTGCCCCAATCTGTGCGGGACCGGTTCCTGGGAAAAAAGGCATACCCCCGGGAGCTTCACCTATGCCGCGCATCATGCCTTTTTCGGCGGTTTTCTGCCTACCCCGGCTACCACGGACAAATCCCGGCATGTGAGGCTGTTCCACTCGCGGAATACCGGCATGAAGACCCACCCCCACACCTGGCTGTTTGATACGCCGGATGTTGTGTCAGGGCTTGCCGCCGAAGGCTATCGGACCCTTTGTATAGGGGGAGTGATTTTTTTTAGCAAAAAAGTACCGCTCGCCCGGGTCCTGCCGGGCTATTTCCAGCACAGCTACTGGCGGATGACGTTCGGGGTCACGAACCCCCGGTCCACAGAACATCAGGTGAACCATGCCCTGAAGCTGCTGAAGGACACCCCGCTGGATCAGAGGCTGTTCCTGTTTCTGAATGTCTCGGCGATCCACGGGCCGAATCACTATTTTGTACCGGGTGCCCGCAAAGATTCCATAGACACCCAGCGCGCTGCGCTGCGCTATGTGGACGGCGAACTGGGCCGGCTGTTCGATGCATTTCGTGAACGCGGCAATCCGGTCTTTTGCCTGGCTTTTTCAGATCATGGCGAGGCTTTCGGCGAAGAGGGCTACCATGGACACAGGCTGGCGCATGAAACCGTGTGGAATGTCCCTTACCGGGAGTTTTTCCTATAG
- a CDS encoding STM4014 family protein codes for MKKTRPLIVIGIPGDKRTGGIQQARSRLGLPPAIILPYTGLLAGQTLAGLLAAEGCLDLANGPAPGTPAPLLRLDSPGGSFEVERALIMLGAPDAGASSDALHPFGQKPDPYPLSCRTAGKLRDMPGVLHHPSQWFRGYCRLLARLREEAALLLPDSRWLNDPQDIADMTDKRRTQQLLAAADVRIPRPLSAEQALEDYSSIREQMIRQRMHRVFIKLACGSAASGVIAYQVNPSTGAEIAVTTVGVENYITRPPVYYNSGKLRRYTDSRTIAGLINWLCRHGAYAEQWIPKSGAGGTSLDIRQLVVLGEACHSIARVSTTPITNLHLRSRRMSPEAAGLSGETQEQVRNTAVHALAAFPGSSVAGIDVLVSAGSQLTYAADVNPFGDLLYDVEYQGFGTYEWEMKQLIKEGHL; via the coding sequence ATGAAGAAGACGCGGCCGCTGATCGTCATCGGCATCCCCGGTGACAAGCGGACTGGCGGAATTCAACAGGCGAGAAGCCGTCTGGGGCTGCCGCCGGCCATTATTTTACCGTATACTGGCCTGCTGGCTGGCCAAACGCTGGCCGGCCTCCTGGCAGCAGAGGGCTGCCTGGATCTTGCAAACGGACCAGCCCCCGGCACTCCCGCGCCGCTGCTCCGGCTGGACTCGCCAGGTGGCAGCTTTGAGGTGGAGCGGGCCTTAATTATGCTGGGTGCGCCGGATGCCGGTGCCTCCAGCGATGCCCTGCATCCCTTCGGGCAGAAGCCTGATCCTTATCCGCTAAGCTGTAGAACCGCCGGAAAGCTTCGGGACATGCCCGGTGTGCTGCATCATCCTTCCCAGTGGTTTCGCGGCTATTGCCGCCTGCTGGCCAGGCTTCGGGAGGAAGCGGCCCTCCTTCTGCCGGATTCCCGGTGGCTGAATGATCCGCAGGATATCGCGGATATGACCGACAAGCGGCGTACGCAGCAGCTTCTGGCCGCTGCGGATGTCAGAATCCCGCGTCCGCTCAGCGCAGAGCAGGCACTTGAGGACTACAGCTCCATCCGTGAACAGATGATCCGGCAGCGCATGCACCGGGTTTTTATTAAGCTGGCCTGCGGGTCTGCTGCTTCCGGTGTCATTGCCTACCAGGTGAACCCGTCTACAGGGGCGGAGATTGCGGTGACCACCGTAGGGGTAGAGAATTATATTACCCGTCCCCCTGTTTATTATAATTCCGGCAAGCTGCGGCGTTATACCGACAGCCGCACGATTGCCGGATTGATCAATTGGCTATGCCGCCACGGGGCTTATGCTGAGCAGTGGATTCCCAAATCCGGTGCAGGAGGGACTTCGCTTGACATCCGCCAGCTGGTGGTACTGGGCGAAGCCTGCCACTCCATTGCCCGGGTAAGCACCACGCCGATCACCAACCTTCATCTGCGCAGCCGCCGGATGTCCCCGGAAGCGGCGGGACTTTCCGGGGAGACTCAGGAACAGGTCAGGAATACTGCAGTCCATGCGCTGGCGGCTTTTCCGGGATCAAGTGTTGCAGGGATAGATGTGCTGGTATCCGCCGGCTCTCAACTAACCTATGCCGCAGATGTCAATCCTTTTGGCGACTTGCTCTATGACGTAGAGTATCAGGGATTCGGCACTTATGAATGGGAAATGAAGCAGCTCATAAAGGAAGGACACTTATGA